GCACCACGATGGGGATGACGATGTCATGTTCCTCAAAATGATTGATACAGGTGTGATCGTACAGGATCACGTTGGTGTCCAGCACGAACAGCTTCTTCTTGACTGCTTTCATGATCGTCCTGTTTTGGCGTTAATGGTTTTAGTTTTGAGGACCAATATAAAAGCCGAGATCTTTATGATCTCGGCTTTTTGTTTTTATCTGACCAATGCCATCCTTCTGGTTTCGGTCCGGTTGGGAGCCTGCAGCTGGTAGAAATACAGCCCGGCCGAGACCTGGCGCCCGGCCTGGTCCCTTCCGTCCCAGGCCACGCTGTAGCGCCCGGTCATCTGGTGCTCATCCAAAAGGGTCCTGACCAGCTGCCCGGCCACGTTGTAGACCGACATTTTCACCCTCCCTTCGGCCGCCAGCTGGTAGCTGATAGAGGTCCGGCCGGAGAAGGGATTGGGCAGGTTCTGGCCCAGCACCGTGGCGGTGGGCACCGAGAAGGTCTTGCCCAGCACCTGTTTGGCGTATTCACCGCTGCCGACGATGATCCGGAACTCCCTGGTCTGCTCGCTGGATTCCGGTATAAAACTGTAGACCTTTTCGCCGGCGATGTTCACCGAGACCTGCCGGGTCAGGTCGGCCAGAAAACATTCCATTCCCGCCGGGAACTCGGCCGGCAGGTTTACGGCCAATTTGGTCTGCCCGTTGCACTCCACCGCGAAGTTCCAGACCTGCCCCTCGCCTATCTCGGGTCGGATGTCGGTGCAGAACTGGTCGTCGGCCAGCCGGAAGTAGCCGGAGGTCCCGGTCAGCCCGGAGGGCGGCTCGGGGTAATCATATTGATCGCGTTCAATTGAAGCATCCGCGCTGAGGCCGAAATAATTATGATCCGATCCACCCTGGTTCTCCACCACCACCAAAGCCTGCCAGCCATCGGGAGACTTTACCACCGCCGTCTTGCCGTCCTTCTTTTTGGCCGAGGTGGGATATATCTCCAGATAAGTAGGAGATCCGAGGTCATTCTTGAAACTGAACCCCTGGAAGCTGGCAAAACTCATATTGGCGGTGACCTCGGTCGGCAGCAGCCAGCGAATCCCATCATAATAATAAGGCCCAGCTATACTGCCAGAATACGTGGGAAGAGAGAAACCCTCAAGATATACGTTGTCCCAGTTAATATCGAACATGAACGGCGTCCCCAGGTCGTTCCAGCCGGTATACAGGTCCAAGCTGCAGGGTTTGGACTGGTTGAAATCACCGTAGCTGGAAATTGCCCCCGGGAAGGTGATGTTACTGGGTCCGACCCTGCGATTAAGCCAGTAGGCCCTGCCCAATTCGCTGATCGTGGTGGCGGTGGTTATCTCATGATAGCCGGAGCCGCTCCAGTTGAACAAACGCCATTTGGTGTTGTCATACGGCCCCAGAAGGTTGGATATTTGTCCGAATATGTTCGAGCCGATGGCATAGGCCGGAATGGAGATCATCTGCCACTTGTCATAGGTGAACGGGGTGGCGGGAACCTGGCCGTTCATGTAAACCGAATGGATGTAATAATCGCCCATGTTCGGGTAATAGCTGACGTTGCCGGCTGAATCCATCGCTTCCACCTGGTATTGCACCCCCTCCATGCCTATCTCGTTGCCGTTGATGCTGGTCTGGTACTCCCCTGGGCTGGTCTCGTTCAAGGCCCGGGAGAAGTTATAGCCGTTGTAGCCGGCCGTTCCCCAGTATACCGTGACCGATCCCATTTTTTTGTCATCGTTGGCGAAGACGGTGAACGGAGAATATGGAGATCCGGCGTAAAGCGGATCGGTGCTGCATTTGACGGAAGTTATGGACGGTGGCGTATAATCGTAGTCCTCGGTGCTAAAATTCCAGGCATAGCTGGATACCTGGTTGTTGCCGGCCAGATCCTTGGCATCGGTCACAGTAAAACTGACGGACTGTCCGGCGGCAAAATCGTTGTGGGTCAGTGTAACGGTGTCTCCGGTTATGTTCCACGACTCGAACCAGCCCATGGGATCCGGCGAGCAGGTAAAGGCGAAATTACCAGCTGTGGAGTAGTTTATCGGTTCGGAGAATCCGATCACGATCACGCGGCCGACTGCCACCGATATCTCTCCGTCATAGGGCTCGTTGTAGTTCACCCAGGGGGAAGTCTGGTCGATGGTGAAGGTGGGAATGCTGTAATAACCCGACCAGTTGCCGGCCGCGTCCCTGGCCCGGACCCGCCAATAATAGAAATAATCGCCATAGGCCGACAGGTCTATGTTTACTCCGGCGGTTGAAATGGTGGAATCGTTGATTATCGGGCTGGTAAAGGATCCGTCAATATTGTCTACCTGGAGATTATAAGCCACGGCGCCGTCCACGGCAAACCAGGAGAAATTAACGCTGGTGGTGTTCAGGATGGAAGCATCCGCCGGGGTTGACGGTATGGGAGCATCGGGCGGGGTCATATCCAGGGTCAGCCTTCGCACCGGCGACCAGTTGGAGCTGTCGGATGGTACGTAAACCTTTACCCGCCAGTAGAATTTTCCTTCCGGAGTAAGATAGGGGCTTAACCCCATTGTGGATGTATCGGCCGCATAACTGTTGACCACCGATATGGTGCTGAAAGTGGAATCATCCGTGACCTGTATCATGTAGCCGATGCCAGCCACCGGGTGCCAGTAAAAATCCTGAATCTGATTGTTGACTAAAGCGTCCTGGGGCGGGTTGGCCAGCGGCGGCGGATTGGGGGCAAACGGGTGATAAGCCCAGACGCTGTCGCTTTGCTGGCTGGTATTGGCGTTGAATCCGCCCATTATATATATTACGTTGCCATACCCGGCCGCCCCGGCCCGGCACAACGGCTCGGGCAGTGAATCGCCCAAAGTCCAGACATTGGCTTGGGGGTCATAGATATCCACCCGGCGGGTGACGGTGCCCGACAGGTCCACGATCCCGCCCATCACGAATATCTTGTTGTTGACCACCGCCCCGGCCGCCTGCCAGCGGGCCGGCCCGGGCATGCTGGTCTTAACTGTCCAGGTGCCGGGATAACCGCTGCTATCGTATTCGATCACCGAGTTCAGCAAAGCCCCGGTATGGCTCAGGCCTCCGATCACGTAGATATGGGAATTTCCGTCGCCCCCCGTTGCCCCGGCCACCACCGCGTTCCTGCGGCCCTGGGGCATGGCTTTGACGTAGATCGGCGGACCACCGTAGATGTCGAGACGCTCCACGGTAGAATCGGCCGATGCCCCCAGGCTGCCGCCCACCGCATAGAGGTACTGCCCGTACATCCGCACCAGGCCATGGTTCATCCTGGGGGTCAGGGAATAGCCGGCTAAAGTATCCCAGTCGTAGATATACCGGGCGAACTTCATAAGCCGGTTGCTGATCCGCATCCCGTCGCTATCCCAGCCGCCGTGGCAATATACGGTATCCCCCACGCTGGTCGCCGCGGCGCCGATCAGGCTGAAGGGAAGCAATGACAACCCGGTCCAACTATTGTCCAGGGTATAATGGGAGGCCATATTGGTGGCCCCGCCCGGCATGGTCCCTCCGATCACCGCGATGCCGTCCTTGCTGACCGAGGCATCGCGATAAAAGCTGACGGCGGCGTCATCCACCCCGCCAATGTTTGGCAGATGGTCCACCATCTGGTAATAGCCGGCCATTGCCGGCAGCGCCATGACCGATAAGATCAGTATATATATTATTTTTTTCATCTTCTTCACTCCTTAAGGCCTGGTTGGCGGGGCTGGAATGGTTGTGTCCGTGGTGGGCGGTGGTTCCTCGCCGGTGTCGGAGGAGCCTCCCGCCAGGGCCGCGGCGGTGCCGGCCGCCACTGCGCCGATGCCGCCCCAGAACCACCACTTGGCGTAGATGGGCTTTTTGCCGGAGCCGGAATCGGACTTGAGGGCCTGTTCATTGACCTTCTTGTCCTGTTTCTTGGGGGCGGCGTCGCTCTGGACCGAGGCCGCCAGGGTGTAGGCCACGTTCTTCATCACCGTGGTCAGCAGCCTGTCTATCTCCCCGGTGTAGTCCTCGGTGACGCTGCGCTCGATCCGCCCGGTGCGGACGTCAATCATCCGGATGTTGACGGTATAGGTCTTTCCCACCTTGCCCAGGCTGCCGGAGACCATCTTCTCCACCCCGATCAGCTGGCCCACCTCCATGGCGCAGGCATCGGTGTTGCAGGCCCCGGACTGCTGAAAGCCCTGCTCTTTGAGGATGTCCTGCATCTTTCCCCGCTCCATGGCATCGAAGACCCCGGTGCGGAAAAGCTCGGTGCGCAGGCGGTCGGACAGGGCCGAAACCTCGGTCTCGGGAACCCCCTTGGGCTCCAGGTCCAGAATAGCCACCGTGGTCTTGCGGGCGGTCTGGGCCCGGCACAGCTCGGCGGCCATCGGAGATAAAAGCAACAACAATGTCAGCAAAGTTGACATGATTTTCATCATAGATCCCCCATACGATTAAGGCATTAACTTGTGTATGACCAGTATGATACCCGAATAAATATTGATAGTCAAGCTGAAATTTAACAAAAAAGACAGGATAGTCGATAAAACTACCCTGCCTGAACTTTTCCGGCCCCCAGCACGACAGCGGAAGCATTTTTCGCCTGACCTTCCAGTTGCCCCAAAAGCCTCCCCAGCCATCCCCGGTGAGGTATCCGTAAAATAAAAAAATCCGGGGTTTTATTACCGGGATATTAATGGACCAAACCTATTATGCCGCCGGCTCCGGCGTCAACCGGAGGCCGGAATGGTATCGTCGCCAAAATGTTTTTTAATTGCCAGGATCTCATCCTGGACGGCAAAGAAAGCATCAGCTACATCCGGATCAAAATAGCCACCGCTGCCTTCCCTGATAATTGCCAATGATATCTCCACCGATAGCGGCTCTTTATAGGGTCTTTTGGAGGTAAGGGCGTCAAATACATCCGCCACCGCCACTATCCGGCTGGAGATGGGGATCTCGGTGCCCCTTAGGCTGTTTGGATAACCGCTGCCATCCCACTTTTCATGATGGTGCAGCGCGATGGTCTCTCCCATCTTTATGAATTCGGCATCCGATCCCTTAAGGATGTTGGCTCCTATGACCGTATGCTGCTTCATTATGCCCCATTCTTCCTGGTTGAGCTTGGAGGGTTTTGTCAGTATCCGGTCGGATATGCCTATTTTCCCGACATCATGCATGGGCGCTGCGTAAAGGATGGTTTCAATTTCGCTTTCACTCAGTTTCAAACTTCGGGCGATGGCCGTGGAATAAAGGCTGATGCGCTTGATATGCGCTCCCGTTTCCTGGTCCTTGTACTCCGCCGCTATGGACAGCCGGTAGATCGTCTCCAGCGAGGCATCTTTTATCTTTTTCAGGGCCTGCTTTAGTTCCTCGGTCCTGCCGGCCACCTCGGACTCCAGTTCTTCCCGATAATTGCCCATCAAATCGTTATAGGCCTTGACCTTTAGCAGGGACCGGACCCGGGCTAAAAGCTCCATCTTGTCAAAAGGCTTCGAAACAAAATCGTCACAACCAGCTTCGATCCCCTTTACCCGGTCTTCCGTTTCCCGCAATGCTGTAACCAGAATTATCGGAAGCAGCCTGGTTTTGTCATTCTGCCTGACCCTGCGGGTTACTTCAAAACCATCCATGCCGGGCATCATCACGTCCAGCAGGATCAGATCGATTTGATTGCCGGAAAGTTTTTCCAGCGCCTCTTCCCCGCTGGCCGCCATGATAATTTCATAACCCTGCGGAACAAGATGCGCCTCAATCAGCTCAATGTTTTGGGGTTGGTCATCAACCACCAGGATCACCGGTTTGTTTTTCATCCCCATCTCTTTCGTATTTGCCGGTACAGGCCCCCAGCCGTGGTCAGCCGCAGCGGTTTTTGCCATTATGCCATTTCATTTTAGCCGGAGCATCCCATAGGTTATTTTTACGGTTCTCATTTTTCAACGCCGGCAAGCGGGAGCGTGAAACGGAAAACACTGCCCCCTCCGTTCCGGTCTTCCACCCATATTTTCCCGCCATGAAGCTCCACCGCAAGTTTGCAGAAGGTCAGACCAAGTCCGGTTGAACCCCGAATGCGTTTTTCCTTCGTTTCGACCGTCGCAAATTTATCGAATACCTTCTGTTTGTGTTCGTCGGGAATGCCGCTGCCGCTGTCCGAAACGGAAACCACCGCATATGGTGATTTTTCGTCCCTTCTGCTTTCAACCATAATGATGCCCAGTTTGGGCGTATAACGGATCGCGTTTGACAGCAGGTTCTGGACGATGCGCTCAACCAGGTCCTTTTGAATCTTGACCATGATGCGTTTTTTGGGGTTTTCATGGAACAATTGAATGTCCTTTCCGTTGAGCATCGGGGTCATTACTTTTATGGCCGAGGAAAGCACTTCATTCATTTCGTGATCTTCAGCGTTGATCACCATTTCATTGTTTTCCATCTTTGCCATGTCCAGCAGGTTTGCTATCATGCCGGTCAGCATTATGACGCTTTGGGTTGCCTTTTCCACATATATTGAATCCTGCTTTTCAAGTTTGTTTGACATTGCCAATAAGCCCAAATAACCCATAATACCGGCCAGGGGGCTTCGCAGATCATGGACGATGAACGAGGTCAGGCTGTCCTTCATCTCATCCAGCACTTTGATCTCCCGGTAGTTGTTTTCAACCTTATCGTAAAGGGTTTTGATTTTTATTAAATTACTGACCTTCAGCTTCAATTCGGTTGAATCGAACGGTTTTGACAAAAAGTCGTCGGCTCCGCTCTCTATCCCTTTGAGGCGTGAATCTCTGCTGCCCAGGGCGGTAATCATGATCACCGGTAGATATTCCGCCCTTTTTTTCAATATCCTGCAGACCTCAAATCCGTTCATGCTGGGCATCATCACATCCAGCAGGATCAGATCGATTCGGCTGTTGGAAATTATCTCTAACGCTTCCTGGCCGCTGGCCGCCTTGACGATCTCATAACCATGGGGGACAAGATATGCTTCCAGCAACTCAATGTTAAGGGGCTGGTCATCAACCACCAGGATCACCGGTTTAGCTTTCATTTCATTCTCTTTTATTGGTTGGGCCTTTCGATATGCCGGATGACTCACATGATAAATTGCCGGACCTCCTGGGCAAAGGTGCGGGTGTTGATCGGTATGCTGATAAAACCGCTTTTGGTTATGCTTCTTATCTCTTCCATGCCGTCCTCTATTAAAGAGGCCGCCATGAAAACAATGGGAATGGCGTAGGTCTCTATGTCTTGCCGCAATAGCAGGGCAACTTCGGAGCCGTACATGTCCGGGGGCCGCATAGCCATGATTATGATGTCCGGCTTTTCTTTTTTAGCCAGGATGATCCCGTTTGAAGCATCATCGGCCGCAAACACCTCGAAACCGGCGAACTCCAAAAGGTCTTTTTCCAACGCCACATTGCTTCTATTATCATCTATCAACAAGGCTTTCTTTCGCAGATGCAGACGGACCTCCTTGACAAAGGTGCGGGTGTTTATGGGTTTGCTGATAAACCCGCTGTTGGGTATGTTTCTTATCTCATCCATATCGTCTGCCAGTACAGAAGCGGTGACAAAAACAATGGGAACATTACAGATCTCTTTGTTTCGGCGCAATGCCTTGGCAGCTTCCGTGCCGCGCATATCCGGAAGCCTCACATCCATAATAATGATATCCGGCTTTATCCCCTCGGCTATGGCAACCCCGCTGGAAGCATTCTCGGCTACAAACACTTCAAAACCGGCGCTGGCCAAAAGGTCACTTTCCAGCAGGAGATTATTTTGATTGTCATCAACCACCAATGCTTTTATCCTCATCTCACACCTCCATCCTGGATAAAATAGGCAGGGTGAACCGAACCGAAGTGCCTTGGCCCAATCCCGCCGATGTTACAAAAAACTTCCCCTTATGCAACTCAACCAGTTTTTTAGAAAGCGGCAAGCCCAGCCCGGTTCCCTCGGTAACCCGGGAATACGGGGTATCGACCCGGAAAAACCCTTCAAATATTTTTTCCATATTTTCCTCAGCGATGCCGATTCCCGTATCCCATACTTCTATTTCTATATCGGGGCCGGCTTTCTTTGCCCGCAAGCCCAGTTTGCCGCCCTCGGGGGTGAACTTGATCGCGTTTGAAAACAGATTGTAAATTATCTCTTTTACCTTGAGTTCATCCCCCTCAATATTCGGCAGATCTTCGGCTATTTCCAGCAGCATTTGAAGTTTATTTTTATTGACCAAATCCGTCACCAGCAGCGAGATCTCATGCAACAGGCTTTTCATCGGCAAGTTGGATAACGCCAGCTTCATTTTCCCGGATTCTACTTTTGACATGTCGAGTATCTGATTTATCAGCTGGAGCAGGTGCTTTCCGCTGGTTAAAACATTATTAACATACGTTTTCTGCTTATCATTAAGCGATCCGAAAGTCTCGTCATATAATACCTCGGAGAAGCCGATAATGGAGTTAAGCGGAGTTCTGAGCTCATGCGACATGTTGGCTAAAAATTCAGTTTTTATCCGGGCGACCCGTTTTAGCTCGGTGGCAAATTCATATAGCTCTTCATGGGCTTTTTCCAGGCCGGCTTCTATCTCCTTACGCTGGGTAATGTCCTCAATGGCCAGCAGGATGATCTTTTCCTTGCCCAGGCCTCTTCGGATTTGCCGGGCATTCAAAAGCATTACCCGCCGGCCGATGGTGGAAAAAACGTGCTCCACCTCATAGTTGTCAAAAGCGGCCTTTTGGGGCAGGATGGTTTCCAGCAATTCCCGCAGCTTGGGGATGTCCCACTGCTTGTTGCCCAGGTCATAGATCAGCTGGCCCACGGTCTCTTCGGGCATTACCTTGAAGAAGTCA
The nucleotide sequence above comes from Candidatus Edwardsbacteria bacterium RifOxyA12_full_54_48. Encoded proteins:
- a CDS encoding two-component system response regulator, producing MKNKPVILVVDDQPQNIELIEAHLVPQGYEIIMAASGEEALEKLSGNQIDLILLDVMMPGMDGFEVTRRVRQNDKTRLLPIILVTALRETEDRVKGIEAGCDDFVSKPFDKMELLARVRSLLKVKAYNDLMGNYREELESEVAGRTEELKQALKKIKDASLETIYRLSIAAEYKDQETGAHIKRISLYSTAIARSLKLSESEIETILYAAPMHDVGKIGISDRILTKPSKLNQEEWGIMKQHTVIGANILKGSDAEFIKMGETIALHHHEKWDGSGYPNSLRGTEIPISSRIVAVADVFDALTSKRPYKEPLSVEISLAIIREGSGGYFDPDVADAFFAVQDEILAIKKHFGDDTIPASG
- a CDS encoding two-component sensor histidine kinase — encoded protein: MKKTADEASEFAESVINTVREPLISLDQDLRVVTVSRSFYDFFKVMPEETVGQLIYDLGNKQWDIPKLRELLETILPQKAAFDNYEVEHVFSTIGRRVMLLNARQIRRGLGKEKIILLAIEDITQRKEIEAGLEKAHEELYEFATELKRVARIKTEFLANMSHELRTPLNSIIGFSEVLYDETFGSLNDKQKTYVNNVLTSGKHLLQLINQILDMSKVESGKMKLALSNLPMKSLLHEISLLVTDLVNKNKLQMLLEIAEDLPNIEGDELKVKEIIYNLFSNAIKFTPEGGKLGLRAKKAGPDIEIEVWDTGIGIAEENMEKIFEGFFRVDTPYSRVTEGTGLGLPLSKKLVELHKGKFFVTSAGLGQGTSVRFTLPILSRMEV